The genomic segment AATCCAAGCATCTACAGTTCTCAGAACAAAGAATGTTTGCTTGAAAGCACTCACAATACTTCTTAAGACATCCCGATTTCTTGCAGTGGCAACCTTTGTTATGTTTCCCTAACAACACAACTTCACCAACGTCTTCCTGCAAAGACAAATCAACAGTTTAAACATCCCAAAATAACTTAGAAGTCAAAGAACTCTCCCATGATCTATAAAACAAGTTTCATCAGGGTCACGTACCCTTTTATCCCGAGCACCATGTGGACTGCTAGCAATCTTAGGCCTGAACGCATATGGATTCCGGTCCAGAGTTGCTTCCACAGCTTCTCGTCTAGCCGGTTCATTATCAACATTGTTGAAACAATTTACACAGTTACAACCGTCACAATATGTTCCGGATGCAAAGCATTCACAGTACCTGATAAGATAGTGCACAGTGTAAAGCCGAATCAGAAACTGTGATGCACAAATCCACATTTGGTTAACTCAGAAAACTAAGACTTTGAGTTTCTTAGACATGCAGCCGCAAAAAGGGAAAGATATGAACATGCAATCAACTAAACATGTCACCCCAGAAACTAAAGACGACTTACAGTTTCAAGCAGCGCGAGTGTTTACAGTTacactgcttcttcttctgaggGGTTCCATCTCTAGCTTCCACTATAGGCCTTGGTCTAGCTATTGGCGATTCCGGCATTctgccaaaaaataaaagaagagaatgaaattttgaattttctttcataaaacCTTACTTAAAAGGTGAATGCGAGTTCTATAAATCTTAACCATTGGACACAAAACCATTTAAACTAGTTTCACCAATTTCACCAAATAGTCTAAAAGGattaaactttaaactaattTCATGATCCCCAATCAAACTTGTACAAACCCAATTGAGCTAAGATCACAACTGACTATAATCTCCCAACCCAGaaaccaaaaatttgaaatttacaTCACATAAACCTCAAACAGATAAAAACTTACGGATGCCTGATTGGCGCGTTAAGGATTAGTGCTTGAGACGGCAGAATCTGTGTCGTCGCCACTGGTAACGTCGGTCGTACCTGACCGATTGCTATAGTCATACCAGGCCGTATCGTCGAAGGGACAGTAGGAGTATTAACGATGGGTTTCACCGACGCCGTAGCTGCGACGGTAGGAGCAGCCGTGGCAGCTGGTGCTTTAGACAGTGAATGTTCATCGGAGCCACCAGTGAAGTCGAGCTGCCTCGCTGGATTCTTCGCCGGAAAACCCTCTTCAACACCGTCCTTTTTTGGCGGGAATTCGCCTCCTCCACCGCCTTCAGCCATCCTCACAGATATTCAAATCTcggatttttcaaaaaaaaacccagaaattttccttttttcccacagcggaggaaaagaaaaaagcaaagagaagaaaattcaCACAAATCAGCTCACAAAATCGAGATCCGAATCTCGCCGGAGCGAGAAAAATCACAAACCGATTCGGCGGCTGTTAAAAAGCTCCAGACTTTGAATTTGATCCgcgtagagagagaaaaagggaTAAGCTTTTCCAAagatgagaattagggttttattgGGTTTTTAGCTCTCTAGacaacgaagaagatgaagatgaagaggaagccCTCAGAAGAATTTggtgaaattaaaaacaaaaacaagaaaaaaaaaaattaaaagcaaaaaaaaatactttcgGTTTTGTTCCTTCTTCGTCTGGgctttcttctctcctcctccctctctctcaacatgattttgaaatttcaatttttcttggATTATATTGAACGGTTGGATTTGCGTGGCAATCTCATCGTACGGTTATCCTTTAATACGACGATCCAACGATTCGAATTCATAAATGCTTTAGGTTTTGTTCTCTTCGAACCGTCCGATCTACAATGAAGCAAATATCCAAAAAGCCCTTTAATATGTGTGTTTACGGATTTCAGCCAATTGGAGACTGACACGTAGACAGACCCACTCGTGACTCACACAGTACAAAACTACAACACCTTGTCAAGGGGAAGCTGAAACGGAAGGGGCCCTTAATATTTTCGATTTCGGCCCCaaactttctttttacttaCGAAAGAGCACCaaaattgtttctttgtttttttgcacATAAGGCACAGAAGTTTTGCTAAACCTTTCGGAAACTATAACAAAGAATCTAAAGGTGTATTACAAAGGTCATATTTGATTTTCCGCGAAAATTTTGTAACTGTCTAAACCAAATTCTCAAGACatacacagttttttttttgcatcagtAAGAGTTTCCAATTCTGTCTCTGCCGCCACGTCGATCATCTCGTCCTCCTCTGTCCAAGTAACTATCACGGCGGTAATCCCTGTGCGGTGGTGGACCGGCTCCTCTCAATGGTGGAGGTGGACCATCTCTTAATGGTGGCGATCTACTTCTCTCTCTTGAGAGTCTACCCCATCTGCCACCACGAGATGGAGGATGCGGTGGAGGAGGACTGAGAGGTGGTCGTCTGTCGTAATGAGGTTTTGGGAGCGGCTCAGTATGGGACCAGTCAGATGCTATTCTTCTGCTAGGAGGGTAATTATGGTCTGGGTAATGTAGACGGTCTCGTTCTCTGTCTCTATCTCTCCATGTGGGATGGTCAAGTCTTGGTGGCGGGTAGTCTCTGGGCCAGCCACGTGGAGGAGATCTGTAGCCATTAAAGTCTCTTCTTGGCGAGAAATCCATGGGAGGAGGAACAAGACGAGGCGGTGGAGAAATGTTAGCCGCTGCATAACGATGCCTCTTGCATTTGTTGCAGGACTCGNGCGGGTAGTCTCTGGGCCAGCCACGTGGAGGAGATCTGTAGCCATTAAAGTCTCTTCTTGGCGAGAAATCCATGGGAGGAGGAACAAGACGTGGCGGTGGAGAAATGTTAGCCGCTGCATAACGATGCCTCTTGCATTTGTTGCAGGACTCACGTCTCGCAAAGTTCAAGTTTCTGCATCTGTGttcataacaaaacaaacatacaaaatgaGACTTAGAAAATTCTGTAGATTGTGAGATATGGATAACAGAACTCTGTGCAGTTCATATAGAACACCAAGAGTAATCAGTTGATACTTACAATGGATCAAGACAGTACCAATCTCCATCTCTTGGCTGCACCTTCGGGTTATTGTATCTGCTCATGCCCTCGCTTCCATGCGCAGGTTCAGGTCCATCGAAACCTCTTCCATAAGGGCGAGCACCAGCTCCACCTCTAGCATACGGTGGTGAGTAGTCTCTGTGTCTCCCAGATGCTTCCCTTCTGCTGCTGAACTCACGACCACGAGGCGGAATGCCTGAATGATTAAGATCAGAGCCATGCCGGTGATCTTCATATCCACGACGGCCTGGTGAGCTAGAACTTGCACGAGTTCTATAtcctacacacacacacacacacacacacacacacaaaaagtaGCCAGCAGAAGGATATTAGGTCAACCACAGTACaacaaaaaatgcaaactaTTATCAAGTCAACACGTTACAGGTATTCTCCACTGAGTAAtcacaaaagtatatataagcAGGTagcaaaatttcaaattcatcAAGGGCGTTTTCTTTGAATGTTGAGACAACACTTGAGCACTGAGCCACTGACAATGTGAAATTACCAGTAACATTCTCAATGCACATACCAAACAACTCAACGCAAGATTCTTTTCTCTTTACACTAAGCAGTAAGCACAGAACAGGAAATGCTGATATGCATCTGTAGCAGCATAAAATCTCAATAACCCTAAGTGTCACTGAACTCTTAGCTATACAATTTTCTGTAGCAGGTGAGATTCTTGAGCTTAATATAAACACCCTAACCATTCAGATTAACATTACTTCTACAcgaacaaacacacaaaaccaaGGTTCAATTGCAATTCACACTACATTACGGCAGTTCATAGTAAAAGTAGTTCATATGAGATAGCATAGAAATAACTACACACGCCATGTTCTTCGCGCTCCCCAATTTCAAACATCGAaaccaaaaggagaaaaaaaaaactcaaaagaggaCTGAAAGATAATAAACCAGAAACGATACGAACCGTTGTCACCTTTATACCGATCCGAGCGAGCAAATGAGGGACGGTCACGGGAGACTTCTCCGAGCTCATAGTCTCCGGCGGCACGGCCGTCTTCGCCGTCGTTGCTTCCGGATGGGCGTACGACGAGACTGCTGATTTGAggcggatgatgatgatgctgagtCGCCTGATCTCTTCCAGTCGACCCCATTTCTCTCCGATTGTCAAGTTCACTCCTGGAATCTCGATGTccgtttcacaaaaaaaaaaccctagggAGAGAGAGACTTGGCGATAGATGCTGgaaactaatttattatttgctCTATCTATTTTAGTCTATTTTCCAAATTAGCCccataagttttatatttaacatttgGTACTAGTATGACTGATGGATTCATGGAGTCAATCCATTGCTGCGGCATTCTGGTAGAATCAGACTCTCAGTTATGATTTCTGTGTGCTATTTATGATATCAATAGTCAAATCAATAGATGGTCTCATAGGTGGGTTGCTCATTCAACCTTCAACAGAGACGAAGTTATTAACTTATGTGTTGATATGAATGAAAAGTGCAAAATTCGCAAACAGTTACATACAATACAAAGATGAGAtgtaggaatttttttttgatgaaatacAAAACACAGGAAGCAAAACTCAGAGGAGATagatattttattcttttctgaTTGTTTACTTCAGACGGAAAAATAGGGTAAAGATTGGCCTGGGCAACAAGAAAACTAGCTCTTTAGCTAGCTAAAGGCTAAACAAGCCTAACACCAACTTTCCAGTTGTAATTGTTACCGTTTTCTataccagagagagagagtgggagAGACAGGAACAAGAACACACAGAACACAATTTTGGCAGAGTAAGCGAATTCCGGGGACGTCGCAAGGATCAAGATTCTCAACCATGGAACCGCCGACTGTAAATGATCTGACAAGAAAACATCAGAGATCAACACATTGAACTGAGAACAATGAGAGAAACAAAGCGGAAAAGAAACAGTTTTATGAGGGAATAGAGCAAGAGCAGCAAACTATTTCAAAAGCAACTTCAAAAAATGAAAGCATTGATACCTATACAATATGGCCTAACAAAATGTTAACAGTTTTCTTATCAGTATGCGGGAACCAGATCTTCAGACAACAAAGTTTTGTTGCAACTAAGGCAAACACATGTCATGTTACTAACTACCCCCATTCTACATGAGGGAGAAAGAAGCAAAGGCTTTTGTGACTAATTTATGTGTCTAAACTAAGCAACAGCTTTTGACTGCGTACCTTAAATGCCATTCGGGGTTAGGTGAATTCTATTGTAAACCCACTACTGGTAGGCTTTACATTCATAGGTCCAAAGTCGTCAAAATCTGAATCTGAGTCCATTTCTCTGTAATCATTCCACTTTCTCGGAGAATCCTCATCTGGCCCACTCATTGTCGGAGGCACATAGAGCTCAGAAACTGGAACTGGAAGAGGCTCTTCACTGAAATATTTGTCATTCAACATCTCTACAGCAGTAGCTCTACTAGCTGGATCATAACAGATAAGCTTCTTGAGTAGCGATATCACATCTCCTGAATGGTTAGGAAGACAGCCTTCTATACCAAGAGGAGATTCTACTTTAGCAAATGAGATCGACTTGTAGTCCGGAAGATCAACACAACCTCGCCAGACCTCTTCATTTAAATTCCCTAGCACGTTGGTTACTCTGCTGATCTGATCAATATCTGAAATCCCTGGGAACAAAGGGTCAAGAGACAAGAGCTCAGCAAACACACAACCAAGCGACCATAAATCAACCTCTAACCCATACATTGTAGATCCATAAAGAAGTTCTGGTGGCCTAAACCATCTAGTTCCCACACAAGACGTCATCAAACCCTCTCTTTCATCCAACGCTTCATCAGCATCATAAGAAAACGAGTTCCCACCGAGATCATCATCCATTTCACTCACAGTACACGTTGCAAGACAAGAATTATCTCCATCATGCACATTCGAATCCTTATCAGTATCATCTCTTACAACCTGTTTAGCCTTTAACTCTTCCACCTGTCGAAAATATTCGTCTTTACTCATCGCTTCCAGCTCCTTACCATCAGAGCCTTGCCGAGGTGAGTTCTCATAATCAGGAATCACTTCTGGTGGTTCTATACTAGTTTCTCCATCTTTGTCTTCTAGTTTATTATCATCTGAAGCTACAATGTCAGGCTCCATGAGTATCCTCGCCTGTATGAAGACAACACACATTTTACAAACACAAAATTCACAGAGCTGATATAAACACTAAAATGAAAAGTTCAGTAGTATCATCACCTGACCAAAATCAGCAAGCTTAAGCACACCATCATCAGAAATCAACATATTCCCAGGCTTTAAATCTCTATGTACAATCAAATTCCTATGACAAGCATCAACACCGTTCAAAATCTGAATCATCCATCTCTTAATCTCACCAACGGAGAATCCAacacctccttcttcttcttctcccatcttcttattcttcttcttcctcttagcATCTCGTATCACCGCGGCGAGATCCGACCTGAGGAACTCGAGTACAAGGACAGCGTTCTCGTCCTCATGCCAGAAGTACTCGTGCATAACGACGACATTAGGAGAACCGGAGAGGATGGTGAGGGCGTCAATCTCTCGGAACGCAGACTGGTAATCGAAGATCTCCTTGAGCGCTACGATTAGATTGTCGGAGAGACGGCGAGCTCTGTAAACGTCGGCGTAGGCTCCGGATCCGACTCGCTCGAAGATCTCGTACTTTGCGATTATCTCCGGGCGGGTATGGATACTCCAGCTGCTCGCCGGTTGTTtatccatctttcttcttcttcaaatcgaCGTCGTTTGCTTTCACGGTTCTCTACTTCGCCGACGATGATAATAAACAACGCTAACGAAATCTCCAGTACCTAATGACTAAAATACCCCTCAACGACGACGTCGTTTAgcagttctgttttttttggtcttgtgTAGGTGAAATTTGTGGACCAATTATAGTAAGTTTTAGTTTTCactttttcagtttgatttCTTTCAATTAGGAGGACTAAGATTTACTATAAGTTTTGGTTCAAATTCCGTTTTAGTTGGGTTTATTTTGCATCATATTTGACCTGTGTTACACAACACTACATGTCCCCTCAATGAACAAAATTCAAGAATTCCAAATTTgctaaaagattcaaaacttgTTAACAAAGACAAGAGAATGTTACAGAATCTGCAcaaccaaaaacagagaaaggagCTTCACATACAAATAATAAGAGAACCAACAGTTCCCTTATCTTCACATTTGGTGAGTTTTTCATcctacaaagtacaaactagAAAACaaccatagagagagagagagagagagagacacacacacacaatgtTGTTGAGTACTGGTGTTGTGTCTTAAGCCGTGTTGCAGCCTCCACAGACAATACTCCTGCAGGTTATTGAGATGTGAAATTGGTGAATAGtcttgttttgtaaacttttaagTGAAATCTCTTTACATATTACCAAAAAGGATACAATCTTAAAAACACTTACGCAATGGAGCAACCGGATCTTCTGTGTTTCTGCTTTCTCCGTGTGACTTCCTTCCTCCTCGGAGGCTGAAGTACCACCTTGATAGCTGTGTCAAACACCGCTTTCACATTCTacaacaaatccaaaaaccaaagtTATCATAAGATTCTAACGTTTTCACCAAAACATTACTTCTTGAGTGTGAGTCAGGGAACTTACTTGTTGAGTCTTGGAACTGCATTCGATATAAGCAGCTGCACCGATCTGCTTCCTCAACTCCTCTCCCTGTCTCCATAAATCAAAGCTTGAGAAAGAGtcatttcaaaacaaaacaaatagcAAGATCACGCGTATATACCTGACTAGAAGTAATGACATTGGTGTGATCCGCGAGGTATCCCTTATCATCTCGGAGATCTTAACAACACCAAGACATAATGTTATTATTAGCCAAGAGAAACTGAAAGGAGACTTTAACACAATAAATATGCAAAAACCAAACCCACCTAGCTTTGTACCAACAAGAACTATTGGAACATTTGGTGCAAACCGACGAAGTTCAGGCATCCACTGTCACAAAACAACAATCATATTCAAAAACACACATATACATAATCAACATCCACGAAATCCACATTCCAAATCTGTCCCAATGCAAGGAGAATTCAAAACATTATTACCTTCTTGAGTACATTTTCGTAACTAGCTTTGCTAATAAGGGAAAAGGCTAAGACGAAGATATCAGCTCCTCTGTAACTCAATGGTCTCAACCTACTGTAATCTTCTTGACCTAAAGACaccaatcaaaacaacaaaccccACAAATAAATGAATAAGAGAACTCTCTGAATCATCAATTTCAAATCTTTGGTTCATTGGTCTCAAAATTAAAACCAGACAATTTTGATTTACCTGCAGTGTCCCATAACCCTAAATTCACGATTTGTCCATCCACAGCGACATTGGCACTGAAATTGTCGAATACAGTCGGTATATAATCCTGacaaacatgaacaaaaagCAAGAATCATAAATCAAAGGAACCCTAGGACTAGGAGGTGGAGAAACTAATTACAGAGTTAAAATACGACAAATAAGATTAAAAGCTTAATTTTTTGAGAAATGGGAACAAGCTCTTATAAAAACCCAGtaagaaaaatcaaagcttGACAATGTAAAATGAAAAGCTACTGAGTCTGAAAGAAACACTCACAGTAGGAAACTTGTTGCTAGTGTAACAGATAAGCATACAAGTCTTCCCAACAGCTCCATCTCCAACAGTAACACATTTTATAAACTTGGAAGCGCTGCTCATTTTCTCTTACTCCAAGTACCAGATTCCAAACCCAGAAGTTGAAAGACAAGAGATGAGCAAAagttatagaagaagaagagtggtgAAGAAGTCTAGGAAATGAGCTTACAAGAGAAGCTTGCAGTGAGTATCAACTGCGGCGACAACCAAAAAAGAGGGTAAATTTCggtatattttaactttttatttatttatcaaaaaccaatagagaaatcaaattgaaatgtgtgtttttcttgAGAGTCGAGACAGAGGAAGAGTTAAATGTGTCGGAGGTCTCAGGGTTCGTCCAAGTCAAAGTCTTAAAAAGGGGAAAACTTTATTGTCCCTCtcaataaatttcaaaaacttgGCAAAATATGAAATTACGAAAACCATAAAGTATTAGTATTGGACAAACATACCCACTTCACCCTTTCTTACCTTTTTCTATCCACTCTTCTATCTAAAAGTTGGATTTTTCAACGGTTAAGTTGAAACACGTATCGACCGTTGTAAGATATACGACACCGTTTCCTCTTTTGTCCTCTTTTTTGATGTCCAGCACTCCAGCTAatgtgttttggtgttttgtcTTGGGAGTTTCCTCTCCAATCTTGAGCCCTTCAAGGATTTGTATATGAACCGTTTagtattttacttttaattttgtaagaaaacttCAAATCAGTAAGAATTCTGATACTTTAGAGGCAAACGAAGTGgatttgaacatttttatacaaaatattgcATTCAAATTTGAATCTGGTGAGTGGTGTTGGCACTAAAGAAAACAATGTACTCAATTTCCAATATACTAACTAAATACAATAGTAAAACCAATGAACAAAATGTAGTTTTTATTACCCTCTCTatttcataaagagtgtcattttgacataatggacacaaattaagaatattatctaaatttctattttaccctTTATAAATGTACTAAAAATtccttttctaattaattagctcaaattataaggataaaaaagaaaatttaatctttttttttttttggacaaacacaTGATTTTAttcattcaaatcaaatcaaggTACAAAGTGGAGATACAAAGATCCCAAAGTTTAAAGAGTTACAAGAGTAGGTATTCCCCAATACCataagcaagaaaataaaagatttcaAGGTGAACACCATGAGAGCTATGGAGCAAATGCAGTGAAGCCGATAGAAACATGAGAGATCATGGATACTCGAAAGATCATCATCGAATGAACCGATGAATGACAAAATTGTCAAGGTCAAAAGACGCGTAGACGTTGTAGGAGGATCCAAAACCAAAACGCTCGCCAAGACGAGGTACACTAGAAGTGCGATGGCAGGGATTCTGAGGACCATGGTTGTTGGGTCCAAGGTAGGATGATGTAGAGCCCTGGTCAGATGGTATCTTCCATTGGACCAAGGGTAGTCTTCAAGACATAGGGTCCGAGAGCTGGAGGAGATACTGAAGTAGAGAAGCTTGAAGTCGTCGAGTGTGAAACTTGGGAAGCAGGGCGATAGACCATAAGACTTTAAGCTAATACAAACAGATCTTCCAAGGAAAACTAAAACCATAAGCCAAAGATAAAGGTCAAACTGTAACAATACAGGTGGGTTCTCTCTCACTTGGGGCCCTTGTCCAAGGAGATTaagaaatccacacaaagcatGTAGCCAGTAAGACCAAAGAAAAAGCAGAGTAGGTTTGGTCGATTTAGTTTTGGACAGCACGGACATGGTTTGGTTAAAGGAGGGTGGGTAAAGCTCTGGTTCCAAAGTCTTGAGGGTATAAAACATATCCCATACGAGGTTAAAATGCACATAAGTGGGAACAGGAACCGGGTATGTGAAACAAGGGCTAAAGAGGCTTCGGTAATCACCGCTCTTAAGCGAGATGATCATAATGCTGAAACTTTCCAAGCCTTTCACAACATGAGTATGAATCCTAGATGTTTTACTAGGCAAGGTTCTCATAGACATAAGAGTTGGGCACAAACAACCTTTCAAAGTTAAGCTTATAAACTCATATTCCATAGAGCTAGGTGAAACTAATGGCAGGGTTCTCAACCAAATTTCGAATAACCAGAGCAAACAAGGTATGCTATGAGCTAtttgcagtcttcggacaaaAGNNNNNNNNNNNNNNNNNNNNNNNNNNNNNNNNNNNNNNNNNNNNNNNNNNNNNNNNNNNNNNNNNNNNNNNNNNNNNNNNNNNNNNNNNNNNNNNNNNNNNNNNNNNNNNNNNNNNNNNNNNNNNNNNNNNNNNNNNNNNNNNNNNNNNNNNNNNNNNNNNNNNNNNNNNNNNNNNNNNNNNNNNNNNNNNNNNNNNNNNNNNNNNNNNNNNNNNNNNNNNNNNNNNNNNNNNNNNNNNNNNNNNNNNNNNNNNNNNNNNNNNNNNNNNNNNNNNNNNNNNNNNNNNNNNNNNNNNNNNNNNNNNNNNNNNNNNNNNNNNNNNNNNNNNNNNNNNNNNNNNNNNNNNNNNNNNNNNNNNNNNNNNNNNNNNNNNNNNNNNNNNNNNNNNNNNNNNNNNNNNNNNNNNNNNNNNNNNNNNNNNNNNNNNNNNNNNNNNNNNNNNNNNNNNNNNNNNNNNNNNNNNNNNNNNNNNNNNNNNNNNNNNNNNNNNNNNNNNNNNAAGAGGCTTCGGTAATCACCGCTCTTAAGCGAGATGATCATAATGCCGAAACTTTCCAAGCCTTTCACAACATGAGTATGAATCCTAGATGTTTTACTAGGCAAGGTTCTCATAGACATAAGAGTTGGGCACAAACAACCTTTCAAAGTTAAGCTTATAAACTCATATTCCATAGAGCTAGGTGAAACTAATGGCAGGGTTCTCAACCAAATTTCGAATAACCAGAGCAAACAAGGTATGCTATGAGCTAtttgcagtcttcggacaaaAGTTTTCAGGGAGCACCACCAAAGTTGGCTAAGGGTAAACAAAGGATGGTTAAGAGCAGACCTGTACTTTAGAGGAAGGTAGTCTAGATCACCATTTGTTAGGCGGTAATAGGGAGAAGAGTCGGGGGACCACTCTCGGAGGAAAATCACAACGCTGTAACACTCATCACTAGCCATCGCCGTCGTCTCTGTCGCGCAAGACTTGGGTGGTGAGGGAGGAGGAGGTTCAACAGAGGCGAGTCTAACTCCGGATCTGGGCAATGAGGAACAGGGGGACTCTGAAACTCCCGACGGACTGGCTGATAGAGTCACAGAGGATAGAGATTGTCGTTCTCCACCTCCGTCTAGCTTCGGAGATGAACGAGCCTTAGTTGCCGCTTGGGTTATTCGGTGAGGGTTTGTAACAATTAAACAGAAtctaaaaaaagggaaaaaagaaatggagatcgagaaaaggaaaagataGAAACTTGAAATAGAGACGGGAGCCGAGAtttcccgacgccggcgagcagaGAGCCCACCGGCGTTGGAGGAAGATGGTTGAAGCGGCGCCTCGATGGTCGTGCCTGGGAGAGAAAAATTAGGGTGaacgggtttttttttttttgaatttcctgacagaaaatttaatctttaaaactgcatttaaaacataaaatgacactctttttgtaacaaagaaaatgtatcaaaatgacactctttatgaaaGAGAGGGAGTATTAATTAAGAAGAActtcattatttgattttagaCACATATATCTAACTTGTGTCTTAATTATCCACTCTGTTCAAGTCTTAATCCACACATATCATTCTGATTGATCTTTGCTTTCGTAGTTTCGTGTAGTGGCAACAAAGCAACGAACTTAACGAGAATATCTACTGAGTTTTCTGCGGCCAGGCTACTGAATATGTTGGCCTCGTTGGACACGTCGGAGCCGCCACCAGCGAGATCGGAGAGGGCACGGATGACAATGAAAGGGAGGTTTTGCTGGTGGGAAATGAGAGCCACGGCGGCGCTCTCCATTTCAATGGCGGTGGCGTTAAACTTGGAGTTGAGGAAAGTCCGGTAAGCTGCATTGTCGACGAAGACGCTTGCACTCATACCACGGTCAACGATGGTGACCTTCGGTGGTCGAGGGAGGCAAGTGGTGTTCACGCACTGCGGTAGCTTCGTgtcctgtttttgttttggtatacaCAAATAATTGCATTAATTATATgagtatataactatatattaacAGAATAGCTAGAGTTTAAATGTTACAGATAACAAATCTAATTAACGACTACTATATGTAGTACGTTACGTATATCTCTACTAAAATTCTACGTGTTCAAATTTCTATATGCGCCTACGTGTGTAGAACTAAAAGAGTCAATTAAAGTTTGaggaaattaattaatatatatgtttcactTATTTTTGTGTCATTCAATACGTTTTATATATCGTTTATAAGTTGACAATTTTTATTGAAATGTTAGACAAACATCTTGATACGTAAGGGACGACTAGCTAACGTGTTGTGAATATACGATATTTTCCGAAACTATATTCAACTTGGATGCAAAATAGATTATAAACACtagaaaacaaagacaaatctaaatatatatgggCCAGTTTAGTCTAGTCAAACCTCGAGTTTGCGTGCAAGATTCAAGTAGTACTTGTCAAC from the Camelina sativa cultivar DH55 chromosome 12, Cs, whole genome shotgun sequence genome contains:
- the LOC104730442 gene encoding rac-like GTP-binding protein ARAC7, with protein sequence MSSASKFIKCVTVGDGAVGKTCMLICYTSNKFPTDYIPTVFDNFSANVAVDGQIVNLGLWDTAGQEDYSRLRPLSYRGADIFVLAFSLISKASYENVLKKWMPELRRFAPNVPIVLVGTKLDLRDDKGYLADHTNVITSSQGEELRKQIGAAAYIECSSKTQQNVKAVFDTAIKVVLQPPRRKEVTRRKQKHRRSGCSIASIVCGGCNTA
- the LOC104730440 gene encoding cyclin-dependent kinase F-1-like, with translation MDKQPASSWSIHTRPEIIAKYEIFERVGSGAYADVYRARRLSDNLIVALKEIFDYQSAFREIDALTILSGSPNVVVMHEYFWHEDENAVLVLEFLRSDLAAVIRDAKRKKKNKKMGEEEEGGVGFSVGEIKRWMIQILNGVDACHRNLIVHRDLKPGNMLISDDGVLKLADFGQARILMEPDIVASDDNKLEDKDGETSIEPPEVIPDYENSPRQGSDGKELEAMSKDEYFRQVEELKAKQVVRDDTDKDSNVHDGDNSCLATCTVSEMDDDLGGNSFSYDADEALDEREGLMTSCVGTRWFRPPELLYGSTMYGLEVDLWSLGCVFAELLSLDPLFPGISDIDQISRVTNVLGNLNEEVWRGCVDLPDYKSISFAKVESPLGIEGCLPNHSGDVISLLKKLICYDPASRATAVEMLNDKYFSEEPLPVPVSELYVPPTMSGPDEDSPRKWNDYREMDSDSDFDDFGPMNVKPTSSGFTIEFT
- the LOC104730441 gene encoding extensin-like; amino-acid sequence: MGSTGRDQATQHHHHPPQISSLVVRPSGSNDGEDGRAAGDYELGEVSRDRPSFARSDRYKGDNGYRTRASSSSPGRRGYEDHRHGSDLNHSGIPPRGREFSSRREASGRHRDYSPPYARGGAGARPYGRGFDGPEPAHGSEGMSRYNNPKVQPRDGDWYCLDPLCRNLNFARRESCNKCKRHRYAAANISPPPRLVPPPMDFSPRRDFNGYRSPPRGWPRDYPPPRLDHPTWRDRDRERDRLHYPDHNYPPSRRIASDWSHTEPLPKPHYDRRPPLSPPPPHPPSRGGRWGRLSRERSRSPPLRDGPPPPLRGAGPPPHRDYRRDSYLDRGGRDDRRGGRDRIGNSY